A stretch of the Azospirillum thiophilum genome encodes the following:
- a CDS encoding lysophospholipid acyltransferase family protein, with amino-acid sequence MIWIRSLAFNIAFHLWTALMCFALLWMLLLPRPRMIAVVVWYLRSVGWLERTLAGIRYEVRGREHLPDGPYLLAAKHQSAWETMKLHLLVQDPAIILKRELMWIPIWGWYAAKAKMIPVDRGAGGAAIKSLIRNSRPVRDEGRPIVIFPQGTRVAPGTYKPYRIGVGVLYESLKIPIVPMALNAGLYWPRHSFLKRPGTVVVEFLPPIPPGRPRAEAMRELEDRLEAASDRLVTAAGGPPTIRPAEAEAEPARAKQPATAAS; translated from the coding sequence CTGCTGTGGATGCTGCTGCTGCCGCGGCCGCGGATGATAGCGGTCGTCGTGTGGTACCTGCGCAGCGTCGGCTGGCTGGAACGCACGCTCGCCGGCATCCGCTACGAGGTGCGCGGGCGCGAGCACCTGCCCGACGGGCCCTATCTGCTGGCAGCCAAGCACCAGTCGGCGTGGGAGACGATGAAGCTCCACCTGCTGGTCCAGGATCCGGCGATCATCCTGAAGCGCGAGCTGATGTGGATCCCGATCTGGGGCTGGTACGCCGCCAAGGCGAAGATGATCCCGGTAGACCGTGGCGCCGGCGGGGCGGCGATCAAGTCGCTGATCCGCAACTCCCGCCCGGTGCGGGACGAGGGGCGCCCCATCGTGATCTTCCCCCAGGGCACCCGTGTCGCCCCCGGCACCTACAAGCCCTACCGGATCGGCGTCGGCGTCCTCTATGAAAGCCTGAAAATTCCCATCGTGCCGATGGCGCTGAACGCCGGCCTCTACTGGCCGCGCCACAGCTTCCTGAAGCGCCCGGGCACCGTGGTGGTGGAGTTCCTGCCGCCGATCCCTCCCGGCCGTCCCCGCGCCGAGGCGATGCGCGAGTTGGAAGACCGGCTGGAGGCCGCGAGCGACCGCCTCGTCACCGCCGCCGGCGGCCCGCCGACCATCCGCCCAGCCGAAGCCGAAGCAGAACCGGCGCGCGCCAAGCAGCCGGCGACCGCGGCATCCTGA